One Erysipelothrix amsterdamensis DNA window includes the following coding sequences:
- a CDS encoding histidine phosphatase family protein: MSKPINVYVIRHGKTIFNNYDRMQGWSDTPLLEESEVLARQLGKNLKTIDFDALYSSDSGRVYQTRDCILEGYGHALPMQADRRFREFFFGHFEGVPVVELWNKIAKHRGYENFEHLQKEVNMIDRLDWIHQFDNCGAESSAEFENRIVAGLDDALEDARKQGYENVMLVCHGAVCAQLFKLYAEGVWLNRSPENLSVSKLVCSEDSRIFEFVNNTQILNQL; this comes from the coding sequence ATGAGTAAACCAATTAATGTATATGTTATTAGACATGGAAAAACAATTTTTAATAATTATGACCGCATGCAAGGGTGGAGTGATACACCTTTACTTGAGGAAAGTGAAGTACTTGCACGTCAATTAGGAAAAAACTTAAAAACAATAGATTTTGATGCACTCTATTCAAGTGATAGTGGACGTGTATACCAAACACGTGACTGCATCCTCGAAGGTTATGGACATGCTTTACCGATGCAAGCAGACCGCCGTTTCCGCGAATTCTTTTTTGGACATTTTGAAGGTGTTCCTGTTGTGGAGTTGTGGAACAAAATCGCAAAACATCGCGGATATGAAAACTTTGAACACTTACAAAAAGAAGTTAATATGATTGATCGACTCGATTGGATCCATCAATTTGATAACTGTGGTGCTGAATCATCCGCTGAGTTCGAAAATCGTATTGTGGCAGGTCTTGATGATGCATTAGAAGATGCACGTAAACAAGGTTATGAGAACGTCATGCTCGTATGTCATGGTGCAGTGTGTGCGCAACTCTTTAAATTATATGCAGAAGGTGTTTGGTTAAATCGCAGTCCTGAAAACTTAAGTGTTTCAAAACTCGTGTGTAGTGAAGATTCACGGATTTTTGAGTTTGTAAATAACACTCAAATTTTGAACCAATTGTAA